In a genomic window of Feifania hominis:
- a CDS encoding bactofilin family protein codes for MSEQTNFLSSVKSAFRRNGEPEKEIQFETTGHEPQEQGAAAAEADAQVPYSTEPESAGDVIPLQPPEITKIARGTTVVGEIRSDGDVEVAGSLHGNLEAQGNVRVSGEVIGDTRGRNIDLTGASHEGNLSASGAVKLDSASTLYGDVAAENLFLEGRVKGNLAVQNRAAIGPEAVLLGNLSAKLISVSEGAKLRGDVRIENGETDFEDLAKK; via the coding sequence ATGAGCGAACAGACAAACTTCTTATCTTCGGTTAAGAGCGCGTTTCGCCGAAACGGCGAGCCGGAGAAAGAAATCCAATTTGAAACCACCGGTCATGAGCCGCAGGAGCAGGGCGCCGCGGCTGCCGAGGCCGACGCGCAGGTGCCTTACAGCACCGAGCCCGAATCGGCGGGCGATGTGATTCCGCTGCAGCCGCCCGAGATCACAAAAATTGCGCGGGGAACGACCGTCGTCGGCGAGATCCGTTCGGATGGCGACGTCGAAGTGGCGGGAAGTCTGCACGGCAATCTGGAGGCGCAGGGGAATGTGCGCGTGAGCGGCGAGGTCATCGGCGATACCCGCGGGCGCAACATTGATCTGACGGGCGCGAGCCACGAGGGAAATCTCAGCGCGTCTGGCGCCGTGAAGCTCGACAGCGCATCGACCCTCTATGGCGATGTTGCGGCGGAAAACCTTTTTTTGGAGGGGCGCGTCAAAGGGAACCTGGCGGTGCAAAACCGTGCAGCCATCGGGCCGGAGGCAGTGCTTCTGGGCAATCTCTCGGCAAAGCTCATCTCGGTCAGCGAGGGGGCAAAGCTGCGCGGAGATGTGCGCATTGAAAACGGCGAGACCGATTTTGAGGATCTGGCAAAGAAATAA
- a CDS encoding MarR family winged helix-turn-helix transcriptional regulator, translating to MLGDSHAKLNSFLVRVFHDILRIEEQSLSKGEFGDLSMREMHIIESICEAGEQGADNRTTAIAREQGITNGTLTVAVNSLVKKGYVRRAPDERDRRVVRLYPTERAREANAAHAVFHHDMVSAVIHRLSGDEVETLVRALSAIENYFEAQRKH from the coding sequence ATGCTCGGAGACAGCCACGCAAAGCTCAATTCCTTTCTGGTTCGGGTCTTCCATGACATTCTGCGTATCGAGGAGCAGAGCCTGTCAAAGGGCGAGTTTGGCGATCTGTCCATGCGGGAGATGCACATCATCGAATCCATCTGCGAGGCGGGCGAGCAGGGGGCGGACAACCGCACCACCGCCATAGCGCGCGAGCAGGGCATCACCAACGGCACATTGACCGTAGCAGTCAACAGCCTGGTCAAAAAGGGTTATGTGCGCCGCGCGCCCGACGAGCGCGACCGGCGCGTGGTGCGCCTGTACCCGACCGAGCGCGCGAGAGAGGCAAATGCGGCCCATGCGGTGTTCCACCACGACATGGTTTCGGCGGTGATTCACCGGCTCAGCGGCGACGAGGTGGAGACGCTGGTTCGCGCCCTCTCGGCCATCGAGAACTATTTTGAAGCCCAGAGAAAACACTGA
- a CDS encoding carbohydrate-binding domain-containing protein, with the protein MKQTKRLLALAIALCLMLTACSGAPADGETTNAETQDTPVQTGVVPEASYDSDDLNDKWTEETCTVITLADGDSTVSGPGAAAQEGGVLISAGGTYVLRGTLSDGSVVIDAPDTALVRLVLDGVAIHCETSAALYSKKAAKTVIILAEGSENRLSDGTQYVYETEGDDEPNAALFAKDDLTINGLGSLHVEGNYNNGIVSRDDLRVVSGNVTVTAADDAVMGRDLVAVRGGELHLEAVDDAIKSTNDTDASKGSIVIDDGSFTLTCGGDGIQAERSILITGGDFTITAGGGSGNSAGDDEASAKGIKATDTLTIRGGSFVIDSYDDALHSNSSIAVEGGTLSLSTGDDGIHADSVLTVSGGDIAVTQSYEGMESAQISISGGSIAIVASDDGINVAGGNDATPASGRRSDRFQSGSSADRLTVSGGTVTVNAQGDGLDANGSIYITGGTVLVDGPTEGGDGAIDYDGVFEISGGTLVAVGSAQMAQSVSSGSTQPAVLIIAEEQQSAGTPVQLTDDEGNVLLCYVPVKSWQSAVVSLPALSSGETCRAYAGGSAGAVVTGGLCDGGDVAQAKLVGEAELTAASVTIGSAAGGFGRGPGAGGDRQPPDGQTTPGGENPPDGSTQPGGERPARGDAAGGQRPGRMPGDTEDPPQAQP; encoded by the coding sequence ATGAAACAGACAAAGAGACTGCTGGCTCTTGCTATCGCGCTCTGCCTGATGCTGACGGCCTGCTCGGGCGCGCCGGCAGACGGGGAGACGACGAACGCAGAGACGCAGGATACACCGGTACAGACGGGTGTTGTGCCGGAGGCGAGCTATGACAGCGACGATTTGAATGACAAATGGACCGAAGAGACATGTACGGTCATCACACTTGCAGACGGTGATAGCACCGTCAGCGGCCCCGGCGCAGCGGCGCAGGAGGGCGGTGTGCTCATCTCGGCAGGGGGCACCTATGTGCTGCGCGGCACGCTGAGTGACGGTTCGGTGGTGATTGACGCGCCCGACACGGCGCTTGTGCGCCTGGTACTCGACGGCGTGGCCATCCACTGTGAGACGAGCGCCGCTCTCTACAGCAAAAAGGCGGCCAAAACCGTCATCATCCTCGCCGAGGGGAGTGAAAACCGCCTCTCGGACGGCACTCAGTACGTCTATGAGACCGAGGGAGACGACGAGCCGAATGCAGCGCTCTTCGCAAAGGACGATTTGACCATCAACGGATTGGGAAGCCTCCATGTGGAGGGCAATTACAACAACGGCATTGTGAGTCGGGACGATCTGAGAGTTGTGTCAGGGAACGTAACGGTGACGGCGGCGGATGACGCGGTCATGGGCCGCGATCTTGTGGCCGTACGGGGTGGCGAACTCCATCTCGAGGCGGTGGACGACGCAATCAAATCAACCAACGATACCGATGCGTCAAAGGGTTCCATTGTAATCGACGACGGCAGTTTCACACTCACATGCGGTGGCGATGGAATTCAGGCAGAGCGATCCATTCTGATCACTGGCGGAGACTTTACCATCACAGCGGGCGGCGGCAGCGGCAATTCGGCCGGAGATGACGAGGCGAGCGCCAAGGGCATCAAGGCGACCGACACGCTCACCATCCGCGGCGGGAGCTTCGTCATTGACTCCTATGATGATGCGCTGCACAGCAACTCCTCCATCGCAGTGGAGGGGGGAACACTCTCTCTGAGTACCGGCGACGACGGCATACACGCAGACAGCGTTCTTACGGTCTCCGGCGGAGACATTGCCGTCACGCAGAGTTATGAGGGAATGGAGAGTGCGCAGATTTCCATCTCCGGCGGCAGCATTGCCATTGTGGCGTCAGACGACGGAATCAATGTCGCCGGAGGCAACGATGCAACGCCTGCCAGCGGAAGAAGAAGCGATCGCTTCCAGTCGGGTTCTTCTGCGGACCGGCTCACTGTCTCCGGTGGGACTGTGACTGTCAACGCCCAGGGCGACGGCCTCGATGCCAATGGGTCCATCTACATTACAGGGGGAACAGTTCTGGTAGATGGTCCGACAGAGGGTGGCGACGGGGCGATTGACTACGACGGTGTGTTTGAAATATCCGGTGGAACGCTGGTCGCGGTGGGCAGCGCGCAGATGGCTCAGAGTGTTTCAAGTGGCTCCACGCAGCCCGCAGTGCTCATAATTGCCGAGGAACAGCAGAGCGCCGGCACACCTGTACAGCTGACCGACGACGAGGGAAACGTACTGCTGTGCTATGTGCCGGTCAAGAGTTGGCAGTCGGCAGTGGTAAGCCTGCCGGCTCTGTCCTCCGGTGAAACCTGCCGCGCCTACGCCGGGGGAAGCGCGGGAGCTGTTGTGACAGGCGGTCTGTGCGATGGCGGCGATGTGGCGCAGGCAAAACTTGTCGGTGAAGCGGAGCTCACCGCTGCATCTGTGACCATCGGCAGCGCAGCCGGGGGCTTCGGCAGAGGGCCGGGGGCTGGCGGTGACCGGCAGCCGCCCGATGGGCAGACAACGCCCGGCGGAGAAAATCCGCCTGACGGTTCGACACAGCCGGGCGGCGAGCGTCCCGCCAGAGGGGATGCAGCAGGTGGACAGAGGCCGGGCCGTATGCCCGGAGACACAGAGGATCCGCCGCAGGCGCAGCCGTGA
- a CDS encoding NAD(P)H-hydrate dehydratase: MTRILTGAQMRAVDARAIDSGIPGELLMEHAGRAVFEETLRHRPISGARRYYILCGGGNNGGDGYVVARLLHEAGAAALAVTTGGRQPSGDAALMAQRLAESGCSTLSWREFGAELPTPGAQDVIVDAMLGTGSAGAPRGAAADAIRWANASPACRIAVDLPSGAVCDTGAVSEPTFRAELTVTFACEKPLHRLYPARSACGRVVVRDIGIPAALLEGEHSMLLPYDRAAFLRALPRLGPLEHKGSRGKLLIVAGSERMAGAALMAAGSALRSGCGYVTLAAPEPVLAAARVRLPEAVALPLPCDAQGFLDERAVPLLREAAGRNSAVLFGPGLGRTPGVRAALEAVLALQKPLMLDADGLNALGGAPLRRTAPTVLTPHIVEFSRLTGLTVGEIEADPVSAAVRYAADNSAVLVLKGPGTIVAAPDGSVSVNDSGNPGLATAGSGDVLSGVTGAFLAAGLDAAEAARAAVFCHGAAGDLAAARLSQYGMTATDIIESLPELLRPFDWRRP; this comes from the coding sequence ATGACCCGAATTCTGACCGGCGCGCAGATGCGCGCCGTTGACGCCCGCGCCATTGACAGCGGCATTCCTGGAGAGCTGCTGATGGAACATGCGGGCCGTGCGGTCTTTGAAGAGACGCTTCGCCACCGCCCCATCAGCGGGGCGCGGCGCTATTACATTCTCTGTGGCGGCGGCAACAACGGCGGCGACGGCTATGTCGTCGCAAGGCTTCTGCACGAGGCGGGCGCAGCCGCTCTCGCTGTGACAACGGGCGGCAGACAGCCCTCCGGTGACGCCGCGCTCATGGCGCAGCGCCTCGCCGAGAGCGGCTGCTCCACCCTCAGCTGGCGGGAATTTGGCGCTGAGCTGCCCACTCCCGGCGCGCAGGATGTGATTGTCGACGCCATGCTCGGCACCGGCAGCGCGGGCGCGCCGCGCGGCGCCGCAGCGGATGCCATCCGCTGGGCGAACGCCTCGCCCGCCTGCCGCATTGCGGTCGATCTGCCGAGCGGCGCCGTGTGCGACACGGGCGCGGTCAGCGAGCCGACGTTTCGCGCCGAGCTCACCGTGACCTTTGCCTGTGAGAAGCCCCTGCACCGGCTCTATCCGGCCCGGTCGGCCTGCGGCCGGGTCGTGGTGCGTGACATCGGCATTCCCGCCGCGCTTCTCGAGGGGGAGCATTCCATGCTCCTCCCCTATGACCGCGCAGCCTTTCTGCGGGCCCTGCCCCGTCTCGGTCCACTCGAGCACAAGGGCTCGCGCGGCAAGCTGCTCATTGTCGCGGGAAGTGAGCGCATGGCGGGCGCCGCGCTCATGGCGGCGGGTTCCGCTCTTCGCAGCGGCTGCGGCTATGTGACGCTGGCCGCACCCGAACCGGTACTCGCGGCGGCGCGGGTCCGACTGCCCGAAGCGGTTGCGCTGCCGCTGCCCTGTGACGCTCAGGGCTTTCTCGATGAGAGAGCCGTCCCGCTTCTGCGCGAGGCCGCCGGTCGAAACAGCGCGGTGCTCTTCGGCCCAGGCCTTGGCCGTACGCCGGGCGTGCGCGCCGCGCTGGAGGCCGTCCTCGCCCTGCAGAAGCCTCTTATGCTCGATGCAGACGGGCTCAATGCTCTCGGCGGCGCGCCCCTGCGGCGCACAGCGCCGACCGTACTGACGCCTCACATCGTCGAATTCTCACGGCTCACCGGTCTCACCGTCGGTGAGATCGAGGCCGACCCGGTGTCCGCCGCTGTCCGCTATGCGGCGGACAACAGCGCAGTTCTGGTTCTCAAGGGGCCTGGCACCATCGTGGCGGCTCCCGACGGTTCGGTCAGCGTCAACGACTCGGGCAACCCCGGACTCGCCACAGCCGGCAGCGGCGACGTGCTCTCGGGCGTCACCGGCGCCTTTCTCGCGGCCGGTCTCGACGCCGCCGAGGCGGCGCGCGCTGCGGTCTTCTGCCACGGCGCTGCCGGAGACCTCGCGGCGGCGCGCCTGTCCCAGTACGGCATGACCGCAACTGACATCATCGAAAGCCTGCCTGAGCTGCTGCGCCCTTTCGACTGGCGGCGGCCCTGA
- a CDS encoding Arc family DNA-binding protein, with the protein MKDNLPRYTLRINPVLLDKIAYIAESEGRSKNREIEQLIKKRILEFERENGKIELKK; encoded by the coding sequence GTGAAAGACAATTTACCACGATATACGCTACGGATCAATCCAGTCCTGCTCGATAAAATTGCCTACATTGCTGAGTCGGAAGGCCGTTCCAAGAACAGGGAAATTGAGCAGTTGATCAAAAAGAGAATCCTTGAATTCGAGCGGGAAAATGGAAAAATAGAATTAAAAAAATAG
- a CDS encoding DUF4956 domain-containing protein → MFASVLTTGGLTVVSALLCTGASILLGLVVALIYLYGRAGGSRGLAVTLVVLPALVQCVIMMASGNLGTSVAVLGTFSLVRFRSAPGGAREIACVFFAMAVGLATGMGYLGFAAVMTAAVGAVLVLLNAVSFAQPHSDERELRVTIPEQLDYEGVFDDIFEQYMTRAELERVKTTNLGSMFELTYHIRLRHGASVKQMMDEIRCRNGNLTVCCAKIRPSGEEL, encoded by the coding sequence ATGTTTGCAAGTGTCCTGACTACGGGCGGGCTGACTGTGGTCAGCGCTCTGCTCTGCACAGGCGCATCCATTCTGCTCGGACTGGTGGTGGCACTGATCTATCTCTACGGCAGGGCAGGGGGCTCGAGGGGGCTGGCAGTTACACTGGTGGTATTGCCTGCTCTGGTGCAGTGCGTCATCATGATGGCAAGCGGCAATCTCGGCACATCGGTCGCTGTCCTCGGTACGTTCAGCCTGGTGCGCTTTCGTTCCGCGCCCGGCGGCGCCCGGGAAATCGCCTGCGTCTTTTTTGCCATGGCCGTGGGTCTCGCGACCGGTATGGGGTACCTGGGCTTTGCCGCCGTGATGACCGCCGCAGTGGGAGCTGTGCTCGTGCTGCTGAACGCTGTGAGCTTTGCGCAGCCGCACAGCGACGAGAGAGAGCTGCGCGTGACCATTCCCGAGCAGCTCGACTATGAGGGCGTCTTTGACGATATTTTTGAGCAGTATATGACCCGGGCAGAGCTGGAACGGGTGAAGACCACCAATCTCGGCAGCATGTTTGAGCTGACCTACCACATTCGCCTGCGCCATGGTGCAAGCGTAAAACAGATGATGGATGAGATCCGCTGCAGAAACGGAAATTTGACCGTCTGCTGCGCGAAAATCCGCCCCTCGGGAGAGGAGCTATGA
- a CDS encoding PduL/EutD family phosphate acyltransferase, whose product MSDKTVLIETSARHLHLSDADLATLFGEGYTLTVKKELSQPGQFACAEKVQVVGPKGALNMSILGPTRKATQIEVSATDARTLGVTPPVRESGDIAGSAPCKLVGPKGEIDLKEGVIIAKRHIHMTTADAEAFGVKDKDIVCVDFKGPRGVCFHETVVRVSDSYALAMHIDTDEANAAGISGNVEGVLLK is encoded by the coding sequence ATGAGTGATAAAACCGTTTTGATCGAGACGTCCGCCCGCCATCTTCATCTCTCCGATGCAGACCTTGCCACTCTCTTCGGCGAGGGCTATACCCTGACCGTGAAAAAAGAGCTCTCCCAGCCCGGCCAGTTCGCCTGCGCCGAAAAAGTTCAGGTCGTCGGCCCCAAGGGGGCTCTCAACATGTCCATTCTCGGGCCGACCCGCAAGGCGACCCAGATCGAGGTGTCCGCAACCGACGCACGTACGCTCGGTGTGACGCCGCCTGTCCGTGAGTCCGGCGACATCGCCGGCTCCGCCCCCTGCAAGCTCGTCGGTCCCAAAGGTGAGATTGATCTCAAAGAGGGGGTCATCATTGCCAAGCGCCACATCCATATGACCACGGCTGATGCCGAGGCGTTCGGTGTGAAAGATAAGGACATTGTCTGCGTCGACTTCAAGGGACCGCGCGGCGTCTGCTTCCATGAGACGGTCGTGCGCGTGAGCGACAGCTATGCGCTCGCCATGCACATTGACACGGACGAAGCCAACGCCGCCGGCATCTCCGGCAACGTCGAGGGCGTTCTTCTGAAGTAA
- a CDS encoding flavodoxin family protein: MNKYLVITASPNREGLTASCGAAAAEGLREAGCEVEIVNLYDYRFSTCYGCGSGWGKCRKESRCVADDPFNELQDKVLAADGTVFVTAVYWWQPTEIAADFLNKLRRCQALRPGGSGLSDKKFLFVAAAGGSGHGTLSCLHLFEEFAKQNKMEPFDYLPVMKRSREYMLPAIREAARRMPEWSYSK; this comes from the coding sequence ATGAACAAGTATCTTGTGATCACGGCAAGCCCCAATCGGGAGGGCCTGACGGCCTCCTGCGGCGCCGCGGCGGCCGAGGGACTGCGCGAGGCGGGCTGCGAGGTTGAGATTGTCAATCTCTACGACTACAGGTTCTCGACCTGCTACGGCTGCGGCAGCGGCTGGGGTAAGTGTCGAAAGGAGAGCCGCTGCGTCGCGGACGACCCTTTCAACGAGCTGCAGGACAAGGTGCTCGCAGCGGACGGCACAGTTTTTGTCACGGCGGTTTACTGGTGGCAGCCAACTGAAATTGCGGCGGATTTTCTCAATAAGCTGCGCCGCTGTCAGGCGCTGCGTCCGGGCGGCAGCGGCCTGTCAGACAAAAAGTTCCTCTTTGTTGCGGCGGCGGGCGGCAGCGGCCACGGGACACTCTCGTGCCTGCACCTGTTTGAGGAGTTTGCAAAGCAGAACAAAATGGAGCCTTTCGACTATCTGCCGGTGATGAAGCGCAGCCGCGAATATATGCTGCCGGCCATCCGTGAGGCAGCCCGGCGCATGCCGGAGTGGTCCTATTCAAAATAA
- a CDS encoding polyphosphate polymerase domain-containing protein yields MTQPVYVFRRMEKKYLLSAEQCARFLEACSPHIQPNAYGRYTVLNCYCDTPDDLLVRRSMERPVFKEKLRLRSYGAPDESDRVFLEMKRKISGVVYKRRTELELGRAREILAGRQDIADGQIEREIGYFLSLYHPVAKCILSYERSAFDGTDQPGLRLTVDQGLRARWERLDLALGSEGEPLFGPHWRLLEIKTPDALPLWLTRLLCEMQVRPVSFSKYGNAFAARETMKRGKQTCLQVS; encoded by the coding sequence ATGACACAGCCCGTGTATGTCTTTCGACGCATGGAGAAGAAATATCTTCTGAGTGCCGAGCAGTGTGCGCGCTTTCTGGAGGCGTGCAGTCCGCACATTCAACCGAATGCATACGGCCGGTACACGGTTTTAAACTGTTACTGTGACACACCCGATGACCTGCTGGTGCGTCGATCAATGGAACGGCCGGTTTTCAAGGAAAAGCTGCGTCTTCGCAGCTACGGTGCACCGGATGAATCGGACCGGGTCTTTCTGGAAATGAAGCGCAAGATCAGCGGCGTTGTCTACAAGCGCCGAACGGAACTGGAGCTCGGGCGGGCGCGCGAGATACTCGCGGGCCGACAGGATATCGCTGACGGGCAGATTGAGCGGGAAATCGGCTACTTTCTCTCGCTGTACCACCCTGTTGCAAAGTGTATTCTCAGCTATGAGCGCAGCGCCTTTGACGGGACGGACCAGCCGGGCCTTCGACTGACGGTGGACCAGGGTCTTCGTGCACGGTGGGAGAGGCTCGACCTCGCATTGGGATCTGAGGGAGAGCCGCTGTTTGGACCACACTGGCGGCTGCTTGAAATTAAGACACCGGATGCGCTGCCGCTCTGGCTGACGCGCCTTCTGTGTGAAATGCAGGTAAGGCCCGTCTCATTTTCCAAGTACGGCAACGCCTTTGCGGCGAGAGAAACAATGAAACGGGGGAAACAAACATGTTTGCAAGTGTCCTGA
- a CDS encoding alpha/beta hydrolase family protein, whose translation MEHYAELARDGLVLRGMLHLPDEDDGAKTPFVVLFHGFRGERNEKYFMHTELSRRLSRAGIGSVRFDFAGSGESDGRFEDMTFGGELADAAVILNYVRSMPFVDQSRVALHGMSMGGAVAAVTASREEGIRALSLWAPALTIDEKTRGGQVGGVDVTDIDQLGSVNAAGLRVGAGFCRDMRERDILSEAVRYGGPIQIVHGDSDQSVPLSVSQRYCELLGGRAELCVLPGVGHGFEDADLRETLYKQTVDFLCRELLGR comes from the coding sequence ATGGAACACTATGCGGAACTCGCGCGCGACGGCCTCGTGCTTCGCGGCATGCTCCATTTGCCGGATGAGGACGACGGAGCAAAGACCCCTTTTGTCGTTCTGTTTCACGGCTTTCGCGGCGAACGCAATGAGAAGTACTTCATGCACACCGAGCTCTCCCGCCGCCTGAGCCGCGCGGGTATCGGCAGTGTGCGCTTCGACTTTGCGGGCAGCGGCGAGAGCGACGGCCGCTTTGAGGATATGACATTCGGCGGCGAGCTTGCCGACGCCGCGGTCATCTTAAACTATGTGCGCTCCATGCCCTTTGTCGACCAGAGCCGCGTGGCGCTGCACGGTATGAGCATGGGCGGTGCAGTTGCGGCCGTTACCGCCTCGCGCGAAGAGGGGATTCGCGCGCTGAGCCTCTGGGCCCCGGCGCTGACCATCGACGAGAAAACCCGCGGCGGGCAAGTCGGCGGTGTCGACGTCACCGACATTGATCAACTTGGCAGCGTCAACGCTGCAGGGCTGCGCGTCGGCGCCGGTTTCTGCCGCGATATGCGCGAACGCGACATTCTTTCTGAGGCGGTACGCTACGGCGGTCCCATCCAGATTGTCCACGGCGACAGCGATCAATCCGTGCCGCTGAGTGTATCACAGCGCTACTGCGAACTGCTCGGCGGCCGGGCGGAGCTCTGCGTACTGCCGGGCGTGGGCCACGGCTTTGAGGATGCCGACCTGCGCGAGACGCTCTATAAACAGACCGTGGATTTCCTCTGCCGGGAGCTGCTCGGCCGATAA
- a CDS encoding sugar-transfer associated ATP-grasp domain-containing protein: protein MSNKIKVLLSRVGDTNFKAAFSNIRADARASHRLTPVVACDTFLSMLKYGCAFSDYHLFHFYEKNASQRAAFLTLTENNRLIQALNNVAYRPVFEAKTRFAREFAPYLHRDCLLLAGSGDNEVLAFLQRHGVVFAKRDFAFGGKGVKRLSVGDFSGEEALVRYLREEKYDLIEELIDQHPALSAFCPTSVNTVRIATILDGDEIAVPYAIFRCGRDGDVDNVSSGGFSANIDPVSGVIISSAMSRGEERCETHPVTGAVFRGFQMPMWDRVLELVREAAKICPEVRYVGWDVAYNHDGPLLVEGNYHPGHMAFQLCDLTGRKHLFEKYLK, encoded by the coding sequence TTGTCAAACAAAATCAAGGTGCTGCTCTCCCGCGTGGGCGACACCAACTTCAAAGCCGCCTTTTCCAACATCCGGGCCGACGCCAGGGCCTCTCACCGGCTCACGCCGGTCGTGGCCTGCGACACCTTTTTGAGCATGCTCAAATACGGCTGTGCGTTCTCCGACTACCATCTGTTTCACTTCTACGAAAAGAACGCCTCACAGCGGGCGGCCTTTTTGACGCTGACCGAGAACAACCGTCTCATTCAGGCGCTCAACAACGTGGCCTATCGCCCTGTCTTTGAGGCGAAGACGCGCTTTGCCAGAGAATTTGCGCCCTATTTGCACCGCGACTGCCTGCTGCTCGCCGGCAGCGGCGACAATGAAGTTCTCGCGTTTTTACAGCGCCATGGCGTCGTCTTTGCCAAGCGGGACTTTGCCTTTGGAGGCAAGGGAGTAAAGCGCCTGAGCGTCGGCGACTTTTCCGGGGAAGAGGCTCTGGTTCGGTATCTGCGCGAGGAAAAATACGACCTCATCGAGGAGCTCATCGACCAGCACCCGGCGCTTTCGGCATTCTGCCCGACTTCGGTTAATACCGTGCGCATTGCGACCATCCTCGACGGGGATGAAATCGCCGTTCCCTATGCCATTTTCCGCTGCGGTCGAGACGGTGATGTGGACAACGTCAGCTCCGGCGGCTTCTCGGCCAACATCGACCCCGTAAGCGGCGTGATCATAAGTTCCGCCATGTCCCGCGGGGAGGAGCGCTGCGAGACCCACCCGGTCACGGGCGCAGTGTTTCGCGGGTTTCAGATGCCAATGTGGGACAGAGTGCTCGAACTCGTTCGCGAGGCGGCCAAAATCTGTCCCGAAGTGCGCTATGTGGGGTGGGATGTCGCCTACAACCACGACGGGCCGCTGCTCGTCGAAGGAAACTACCACCCGGGACACATGGCCTTTCAGCTCTGTGATCTGACCGGCCGAAAGCATCTCTTTGAAAAATATCTGAAATAG
- a CDS encoding zinc ribbon domain-containing protein — translation MGEGIKFCTECGTQVDRDAKFCPNCGAAQGGNDSRIVQSDVREYAPNYGGETPVRARSREAEAAVTYAPAYTDPTVSATAPEQQPSTEGKKLSYRVVGILAAAVLLILMLFIWKPFGKGHPIVGKWEPVYGNGYMEFKKDGALVVSSGMRSIKGGYKILSEDRIRIIPPAAYDEEPEDMTFFLEGDTLYLDGSMFQRIS, via the coding sequence ATGGGAGAGGGAATCAAGTTTTGCACCGAGTGCGGAACACAGGTTGACAGAGATGCAAAGTTCTGTCCAAACTGCGGCGCCGCACAGGGGGGAAATGACAGCCGTATCGTACAGAGCGATGTGCGGGAGTATGCTCCAAATTATGGGGGCGAGACGCCGGTGCGCGCACGCAGCAGGGAAGCAGAGGCTGCGGTGACCTATGCGCCCGCCTACACGGATCCGACAGTCTCTGCGACGGCACCAGAGCAGCAGCCGTCCACAGAGGGAAAGAAGCTCAGCTACAGAGTTGTCGGTATTCTGGCCGCGGCCGTGCTTCTGATTTTGATGCTCTTTATCTGGAAACCCTTTGGGAAAGGCCACCCCATTGTTGGAAAATGGGAGCCGGTCTACGGAAACGGGTATATGGAATTTAAAAAAGATGGTGCGCTGGTCGTTTCCAGCGGCATGCGGTCTATCAAAGGGGGCTACAAAATCCTCTCGGAGGATCGCATACGGATCATTCCGCCGGCTGCCTACGATGAGGAGCCCGAGGATATGACGTTTTTTCTCGAGGGCGACACCCTCTACTTAGACGGCTCGATGTTTCAGAGAATATCCTGA
- a CDS encoding DegV family protein has protein sequence MAIQIITDSTCDLSPEQAAALGVTVVPLRVRFGEREYIDGVELTKAQFYQLLSESRELPTTSQINPDAFEALFRQVVERGDEVLGVFLSGELSGTFQSAVIARELVGAQHIHLVDSGSVTLGLALLLEQAAHLRDEGQSAKQIAVRLEELRGRLSLYAMVDTLKYLKMGGRLSGGAAAIGGLLGIKPIVTALDGKIEAVAKARGKAAALAWIAEKVAGEKMDPALGISFAHSCNPELMHELRDRIEQVCELPSSFAVEIGSVVGTHAGPGCVGIAYFRGE, from the coding sequence ATGGCAATCCAGATTATCACTGACAGCACCTGTGACCTCTCACCCGAGCAGGCGGCGGCTCTCGGCGTTACCGTCGTGCCGCTTCGGGTGCGTTTCGGCGAGCGAGAGTACATCGACGGAGTAGAACTGACAAAGGCGCAGTTTTATCAGCTTCTCTCCGAGAGCAGAGAGCTCCCCACTACTTCCCAGATTAACCCCGATGCCTTTGAGGCGCTCTTTCGCCAGGTGGTCGAGCGCGGCGACGAAGTGCTCGGCGTCTTCCTCTCGGGCGAGCTCTCGGGAACCTTTCAGTCGGCCGTCATAGCGCGCGAGCTTGTCGGGGCACAGCACATCCATCTGGTGGACTCGGGCAGTGTGACGCTGGGACTTGCGCTTCTACTCGAGCAGGCTGCTCATCTTCGCGACGAGGGGCAGAGCGCAAAACAGATTGCCGTCCGGCTCGAAGAGCTGCGCGGCCGGCTGTCGCTCTACGCGATGGTGGACACTCTCAAATACCTCAAAATGGGCGGCCGCCTTTCGGGAGGCGCTGCCGCCATCGGAGGGCTGCTCGGCATCAAACCGATTGTCACGGCTCTCGACGGTAAAATCGAGGCTGTGGCAAAGGCGCGCGGCAAGGCTGCTGCTCTCGCGTGGATTGCCGAGAAAGTCGCCGGGGAAAAGATGGATCCGGCGCTTGGCATCAGCTTTGCCCATTCGTGCAACCCCGAGCTGATGCACGAGCTGCGCGACCGCATCGAGCAGGTCTGCGAGCTGCCGTCTTCTTTTGCAGTGGAGATCGGCAGTGTTGTCGGCACACACGCGGGGCCTGGCTGCGTGGGCATCGCCTACTTCCGCGGGGAGTGA